One Micromonospora sp. WMMD1120 genomic region harbors:
- a CDS encoding VWA domain-containing protein → MRIRWIPYVIAGVALLAALAVLARDPKTLDLADKYASVLSLIVAGTALHLGRRRQPPVDADGEEAARKLAEHVKRQWQQEIGVRLLRHPRPLRLRWSPSRSTAAGVPQAKPGRLDRDGHAAQHLVALVRRTRPRQLVVLGEPGSGKSSLMALFVVDAIDLRHTGDPVPVLLALPTWDAGEPLDEWIARRIDEDYPGRAGRLVREQRILPVLDGLDELPLPALHQAFDELNRIAPIMPGLVVTSRPGEYDDVVSGRGPLSAAAVVRIEHVAPDDAVAFLTESDLRGSARWAPVADRLRRDPRGDLATTFANPLMISLARSAYQSPKSDPRLLLTMDAGTLERHLLEKFLTNAYPGDAPRRWLTVLAAGTRLRWWTLATQVHPTVIVVTIGLLVAALGAAAGGGFAALSGYRPGVATAYAAVTGLAVGVLAGRRAARVHQPPGMLAVVAAALRDGLVSGAIFAVGATVVLMSATSEPAVEFFGPFGVVGVVGGSLLGIISNGLAAGRRMVPQRFGRRLGALPRRLVEGCLTAVPFTVPVATVVAALNAVDRWDPERGWLAVLPQALLDTLVIGAAGALVVGVPVGVGRWLSVPGEADEGTDGTATFRSSLRAERETLLVTTAGAALAVGAVTAAVVGLAGAGLAGVGGGSPAVAAAVAAALAATLVAVLAAFGSGAPWVAYTISRLWLAARGRLPWDLTGFLEAAHRHEVLRQDGPAYRFRHDRLRSHLAGAPPLTPRRDRYAAHRRGTVVTAFAGVVLMLVTGVTVVPDALESVAAKLAATACRVSITVDVTPEYQSRLVTAVRRFNESRSAVCQPVWLVSGSRDPLATPDPDQAQVWIPVSSAMVDLLRSREPGVVADGDFDRHAYDPLVLAVPASAAQRFDGVGWPDVAGYLREATSSPRVVVPNPTRSISGLNTVYGLREVVGATAAKVASAEITSAEVTRGVADLFAKATVTEDETRFLCAGSGSADTVVITREEIVSSANRGESCRSGRPTFRWATIRLTDGALPADMPYAVLSSASRAQRLLAEDLKKFLRERIAHVWPYPPRETPGRANTRARLAPGLPAQVAALWETIRPPVTSVLLVDTSGSMAGRAGFVMLAAVQGGVNRLRPVDRLGLWTFSDRSGGGDSGIRAHVPTGPAADVRERVSQELARQRAAGAGTDPHAAILAVREHVRETEPATRPVNVIVVTDGQDTSRIPAGEVIFALRRQDGPIVRVIGILPDSASPLVIKGLTEISEASGGATFTTATSDDVAEALRTALSLY, encoded by the coding sequence GTGCGCATCCGTTGGATACCGTACGTCATCGCGGGTGTCGCGCTCCTCGCCGCACTTGCCGTCCTGGCGCGCGACCCGAAAACTCTCGACCTCGCCGACAAGTACGCCAGCGTGCTGAGCCTGATCGTCGCGGGCACCGCCCTGCACCTGGGCCGACGCAGACAGCCGCCGGTGGACGCGGACGGTGAGGAGGCGGCGCGGAAGCTGGCCGAACACGTCAAACGGCAGTGGCAGCAGGAGATCGGGGTTCGCCTTCTGCGACACCCGAGGCCGCTGCGGCTGCGCTGGTCCCCATCCCGGTCCACGGCCGCTGGGGTTCCCCAGGCGAAGCCCGGCCGTCTCGACCGTGACGGACACGCGGCCCAGCACCTGGTGGCGCTGGTGCGCCGCACCCGTCCCCGGCAACTCGTGGTGCTGGGCGAACCGGGATCAGGCAAGTCCAGCCTGATGGCCCTGTTCGTGGTCGACGCCATCGACCTGCGCCACACCGGTGACCCGGTTCCGGTGCTGCTGGCGCTGCCCACCTGGGACGCGGGCGAGCCCCTCGACGAGTGGATCGCCCGGCGCATCGACGAGGACTATCCCGGCCGGGCCGGGCGGCTGGTGCGCGAACAGCGGATCCTCCCCGTCCTCGACGGGTTGGACGAACTTCCGCTGCCCGCGCTCCACCAGGCGTTCGACGAGCTGAACCGGATCGCTCCCATCATGCCCGGTCTGGTGGTCACCTCCCGACCCGGCGAGTACGACGACGTGGTCAGCGGTAGGGGTCCGCTCTCCGCCGCCGCCGTCGTCCGGATCGAACACGTCGCTCCGGACGACGCCGTCGCCTTTCTCACCGAGAGCGACCTGCGCGGCAGCGCCCGGTGGGCACCCGTCGCCGACCGCCTGCGCCGCGACCCTCGCGGCGACCTCGCCACCACCTTCGCCAACCCGCTGATGATCTCGCTGGCCCGGTCCGCCTACCAGTCGCCGAAGAGCGACCCGCGGCTACTGCTGACCATGGACGCGGGCACCCTCGAACGGCACCTGCTCGAGAAGTTCCTGACCAACGCCTACCCGGGCGACGCGCCCCGCCGCTGGCTCACCGTCCTCGCCGCCGGCACACGGCTGCGCTGGTGGACCCTGGCCACCCAGGTGCACCCGACCGTCATCGTCGTCACCATCGGCCTGCTCGTCGCCGCGCTCGGCGCGGCGGCCGGCGGCGGGTTCGCCGCCCTGAGCGGCTACCGTCCGGGTGTCGCCACCGCCTACGCGGCGGTGACCGGTCTGGCTGTCGGTGTCCTCGCCGGACGTCGCGCCGCCCGCGTGCACCAACCACCCGGCATGTTGGCTGTCGTCGCCGCCGCCCTGCGCGATGGCCTGGTCAGCGGCGCGATCTTCGCGGTCGGTGCGACGGTCGTGCTGATGAGCGCGACCTCGGAGCCGGCGGTCGAGTTCTTCGGTCCGTTCGGTGTGGTCGGTGTGGTCGGCGGTTCCCTGCTCGGGATCATCAGCAACGGCCTGGCGGCGGGCCGCCGGATGGTGCCGCAGCGCTTCGGTCGTCGCCTCGGCGCGCTGCCCCGGCGGCTGGTCGAGGGTTGCCTGACCGCCGTGCCGTTCACGGTGCCGGTGGCTACGGTGGTCGCCGCGCTCAATGCCGTCGACCGGTGGGACCCCGAGCGCGGCTGGCTCGCCGTGCTGCCGCAGGCCCTGCTGGACACGCTCGTCATCGGTGCCGCCGGGGCGCTGGTGGTCGGTGTTCCGGTCGGGGTCGGCCGCTGGCTCAGCGTTCCCGGCGAGGCCGACGAGGGTACGGACGGCACCGCGACGTTCCGTTCCTCGCTGCGTGCCGAACGTGAGACGCTGCTGGTCACCACCGCTGGTGCCGCGCTGGCGGTGGGTGCGGTGACCGCCGCGGTGGTGGGGTTGGCCGGCGCCGGACTGGCCGGCGTCGGCGGTGGGAGCCCGGCGGTGGCCGCCGCGGTGGCGGCGGCGCTCGCGGCGACACTGGTGGCGGTGCTCGCCGCGTTCGGTTCCGGCGCGCCGTGGGTCGCGTACACGATCTCCCGGCTGTGGCTGGCGGCACGCGGTCGGCTGCCCTGGGACCTGACCGGCTTCCTGGAGGCCGCGCACCGTCACGAGGTGCTCCGCCAGGACGGTCCGGCCTATCGTTTCCGGCACGACCGCCTGCGGTCCCACCTTGCCGGCGCTCCGCCGCTGACGCCCAGGCGGGACCGGTATGCCGCACACCGTCGAGGCACCGTCGTCACCGCGTTCGCCGGCGTGGTCCTCATGCTGGTCACCGGCGTGACCGTGGTGCCCGACGCGCTCGAGAGCGTGGCCGCGAAGCTGGCCGCCACCGCCTGCCGGGTCTCGATCACGGTCGACGTCACACCTGAATACCAATCGAGGCTGGTCACGGCCGTCAGACGCTTCAACGAGAGCCGTAGCGCCGTCTGTCAGCCTGTTTGGTTGGTCAGCGGCTCCCGCGACCCACTGGCCACGCCCGATCCCGACCAGGCTCAGGTGTGGATCCCGGTCTCGTCGGCCATGGTCGACCTGTTGCGGAGCCGCGAGCCCGGGGTCGTCGCCGACGGAGACTTCGACCGTCACGCCTACGACCCCCTCGTCCTGGCGGTCCCCGCATCGGCCGCCCAGCGATTCGACGGCGTCGGCTGGCCGGACGTCGCCGGTTACCTACGAGAGGCGACGTCGTCCCCGCGGGTCGTGGTGCCGAACCCCACACGGTCGATCAGCGGGCTGAACACCGTGTACGGGCTCCGCGAAGTGGTGGGCGCTACAGCGGCGAAGGTGGCCTCGGCCGAGATCACCTCCGCCGAGGTGACGCGGGGAGTCGCTGACCTCTTCGCCAAGGCCACGGTCACCGAGGACGAGACCAGATTCCTGTGCGCCGGCAGCGGCTCTGCCGACACGGTCGTCATCACCAGGGAGGAGATCGTCAGCAGCGCCAACAGGGGCGAATCCTGCCGATCCGGTCGGCCAACGTTCCGGTGGGCCACGATCCGGCTCACCGACGGCGCGCTGCCGGCAGACATGCCGTACGCGGTGCTCTCGTCGGCGAGCAGGGCGCAGCGCCTCCTCGCCGAGGACCTCAAGAAGTTCCTCCGGGAGAGGATCGCCCACGTCTGGCCGTACCCACCCCGCGAGACACCAGGCAGGGCCAACACCCGCGCGCGGCTCGCCCCCGGGCTGCCCGCACAGGTCGCCGCACTGTGGGAGACGATTCGCCCACCGGTCACCTCGGTTCTCCTGGTCGACACCTCCGGATCGATGGCCGGACGCGCCGGATTCGTGATGCTGGCCGCGGTTCAGGGAGGCGTCAACCGGCTCAGACCTGTCGACCGGCTCGGGCTCTGGACATTCTCCGACCGGTCCGGCGGTGGAGATTCGGGAATCCGGGCGCACGTGCCAACCGGCCCCGCTGCCGACGTCCGGGAACGGGTCAGCCAGGAGTTGGCCCGACAGCGAGCCGCAGGTGCTGGCACCGACCCGCACGCGGCCATCCTCGCCGTGCGGGAGCACGTCCGGGAGACCGAGCCGGCGACCCGGCCGGTGAATGTGATCGTCGTGACCGACGGTCAGGACACCAGCCGCATCCCGGCCGGCGAGGTCATTTTCGCGCTACGTCGGCAGGACGGCCCCATCGTCCGGGTGATCGGCATCCTCCCCGACAGCGCGAGCCCGCTCGTGATCAAGGGTCTGACCGAGATCAGCGAGGCGAGTGGCGGAGCCACCTTCACCACCGCGACCTCTGACGACGTGGCCGAGGCGTTGCGGACGGCGCTGAGTCTCTATTGA
- a CDS encoding helix-turn-helix transcriptional regulator, with amino-acid sequence MDVAGRVLTPAVRRALAYWPGIVHRTRPKPVDLTVLPQFFNDLLAELPWWNGTWRVTHVEPARPREIASDHDRQRNAFTEVSVAGTIEGDAGRTLPFSARVRFDDNRLLRFQAKIGDTVIGPALAEAGAPEPHPFGAVLRTLMDNRGVSVRELAVRTARAMSTIHAARAGSHNPHPVLVREIAGALGIPEADLAAIAGVDAPADVAPSTGVQPGGPR; translated from the coding sequence ATGGATGTCGCTGGACGGGTACTCACCCCCGCGGTCCGCAGGGCGCTGGCGTACTGGCCCGGGATTGTGCACAGGACGAGGCCGAAGCCGGTCGACCTCACGGTCCTGCCACAGTTCTTCAACGACCTGTTGGCCGAACTCCCCTGGTGGAACGGCACCTGGCGGGTCACGCACGTCGAGCCGGCCCGCCCGCGCGAGATCGCCAGCGACCACGACCGGCAGAGGAACGCGTTCACCGAGGTCTCGGTGGCGGGCACGATCGAGGGCGACGCGGGACGGACACTGCCGTTCTCCGCACGCGTCCGATTCGACGACAACCGGTTGCTGCGCTTCCAGGCGAAGATCGGCGACACGGTCATCGGGCCCGCACTCGCCGAGGCCGGTGCCCCGGAGCCGCACCCGTTCGGCGCCGTGCTGCGCACACTCATGGACAACCGGGGCGTCTCCGTGCGAGAACTCGCCGTGCGTACCGCCCGTGCGATGTCGACCATCCATGCGGCGCGAGCCGGGTCGCACAATCCACACCCGGTCCTGGTTCGCGAGATCGCGGGCGCGCTGGGCATACCGGAGGCCGATCTGGCCGCGATCGCCGGCGTCGACGCACCAGCCGACGTCGCCCCGAGCACCGGCGTCCAGCCTGGCGGGCCGCGCTAG
- a CDS encoding SigE family RNA polymerase sigma factor — MADDDFVEFAQATAGRLRQAAFLMCRDWHLAQDLTQTTLAKVYANWRRVRRADDPHAYARKILLRCLLDHQRRRSSRELAVPTPPDRGEEHPAELRMTLLDAVATLPLRDRAIIVLRYWEDLSVETTAEIVGVSTAVVKSQSMRSLDRLRELLGETRSELFAEERH; from the coding sequence ATGGCTGACGACGATTTCGTGGAGTTCGCCCAGGCGACCGCGGGTCGACTGCGCCAGGCCGCGTTCCTGATGTGCCGCGACTGGCACCTCGCCCAGGACCTCACCCAGACGACCCTGGCCAAGGTGTACGCCAACTGGCGACGGGTCCGCCGGGCCGACGACCCCCACGCGTACGCCCGCAAGATCCTGCTGCGCTGCCTGCTCGACCACCAGCGGCGGCGCTCCAGCCGCGAGTTGGCCGTGCCGACGCCGCCGGACCGGGGCGAGGAACATCCGGCCGAGCTGCGCATGACGTTGCTCGACGCGGTCGCCACCCTGCCGTTGCGGGACAGGGCGATCATCGTGCTGCGCTACTGGGAGGACCTGAGCGTCGAGACGACCGCCGAGATCGTGGGCGTCTCCACCGCCGTCGTCAAGAGCCAGAGCATGCGGTCCCTCGACCGCCTGCGCGAACTGCTCGGCGAGACGCGATCCGAGCTGTTCGCCGAGGAACGCCATTGA
- a CDS encoding penicillin acylase family protein has protein sequence MPRPALRTRLAAFTAAALTASVLTVTPPSPAPAAPSVTVTSFAANDYCLGQCADILPPGQNGNATLVAILAHQALGTRPAHSSDQLDEYANLVYNYAGLTDEQIAHFYNDASFGVPAAQVESTVSPRADVTIVRDKATGVPHITGTTRAGTMFGAGYAGAQDRLWVMDLLRHVGRGNVTSFAGGAPGNRELEQSVWANSPYSEADLQAQVDALRTKGARGQQLYTDVVDYIAGINAYIDKSIADDNYPGEYVLAGAGKPKHFTMTDLIATAGVIGGLFGGGGGSEIQSALVRVAARARYGATEGDRVWAAFRSQNDPETVLTLHDGQSFPYGATPPGATSAVLPDAGTVVAEPLAYDQTGGAAARTGASTATKELLGGLSNLRAHGMSNAVVVSGQHTTTGNPVAVFGPQTGYFAPQLLMLQELQGPGISARGAAFAGLNLYVLLGRGQDYAWSATSASQDLTDTYAVPLCTTDGSAPTLRSNRYLYHGQCLAMEALEQRNSWSPTLADSTPAGSYTLRALRTKYGLVAYRGLVNGQPTAFTKLRSTYRHEADSAIGFQAFNDPAAMGSAAAFQASAANVGYAFNWFFVNSTEAAYYNSGSNPVRSSATDPNLPAKAEPAYEWVGWNPDTNDATYTPASAHPQSVNQDYYVSWNNKQARDFGAADGNFSFGSVHRGQLLDGPVRAAIGQRKLGRADVVKIMADAGVTDLRGQQVLGDLLRVLDSAPVTDPALADAVAKLRAWQQAGSRRVETSPGSKVYQHADAIRIFDAWWPLLASAQFRGGLGPDLYAALVDAIEVNESPSGGQNGARDGTVSWASQGQAHKGSSFQHGWWGYVDKDLRTVLGDSVAGGLGRAYCGNGNLGACRQSLLDALGQAAAVPGTTVYPGDKSCGAGDQWCADSIVHSGLGGITHPAIAWQNRPTYQQVVSFPARRGDDVTNLAQGRPATASSTQFLTSNTPGKAVDGSLSSRWASSYNDNQWLRVDLGTARTVSRAVLRWEAAHATSYRIEVSGDGNSWTPVFTTTTGNGGVDNATFAPVTARYVRVYGVKRATSYGFSLYEFELYGR, from the coding sequence ATGCCCCGTCCCGCTCTCCGCACCCGGCTCGCGGCGTTCACCGCCGCCGCCCTGACCGCGAGCGTCCTGACGGTGACCCCGCCGTCACCGGCGCCGGCCGCACCCAGCGTCACCGTCACCAGCTTCGCCGCCAACGACTACTGCCTCGGCCAGTGCGCCGACATCCTGCCCCCGGGGCAGAACGGCAACGCCACGCTCGTCGCCATCCTGGCGCACCAGGCGCTCGGCACCCGCCCGGCGCACTCCAGCGACCAGCTCGACGAGTACGCGAACCTGGTCTACAACTACGCCGGGCTGACCGACGAGCAGATCGCGCACTTCTACAACGACGCCTCGTTCGGCGTCCCGGCGGCGCAGGTGGAGAGCACCGTCTCCCCGCGCGCGGACGTCACCATCGTGCGGGACAAGGCCACCGGCGTCCCGCACATCACCGGCACCACCCGCGCGGGCACCATGTTCGGCGCGGGCTACGCCGGGGCGCAGGACCGGCTCTGGGTGATGGACCTGCTGCGGCACGTCGGCCGGGGCAACGTCACCTCGTTCGCCGGCGGCGCCCCCGGCAACCGGGAGCTGGAGCAGAGTGTCTGGGCCAACTCGCCCTACTCGGAGGCGGACCTCCAGGCCCAGGTGGACGCGCTGCGCACCAAGGGCGCGCGGGGTCAGCAGCTCTACACCGACGTGGTCGACTACATCGCCGGCATCAACGCCTACATCGACAAGTCGATCGCCGATGACAACTACCCGGGCGAGTACGTGCTCGCCGGGGCCGGCAAGCCGAAGCACTTCACCATGACCGACCTGATCGCCACCGCCGGAGTGATCGGCGGCCTGTTCGGTGGGGGCGGTGGCAGCGAGATCCAGTCCGCGCTGGTCCGGGTGGCCGCGCGGGCCAGGTACGGCGCGACCGAGGGCGACCGGGTGTGGGCGGCGTTCCGCTCGCAGAACGACCCGGAGACCGTGCTGACCCTGCACGACGGGCAGAGCTTCCCGTACGGGGCGACGCCGCCGGGCGCGACCAGCGCGGTGCTCCCCGACGCCGGCACCGTTGTCGCCGAACCGCTCGCGTACGACCAGACCGGCGGGGCCGCCGCCCGCACCGGCGCCAGCACCGCCACCAAGGAGCTGCTCGGCGGCCTGAGCAACCTGCGCGCGCACGGCATGTCCAACGCGGTGGTGGTGTCCGGGCAGCACACCACCACCGGCAACCCGGTGGCCGTGTTCGGGCCGCAGACCGGCTACTTCGCGCCGCAACTGCTCATGCTTCAGGAGTTGCAGGGTCCGGGCATCAGCGCGCGCGGCGCGGCGTTCGCGGGCCTCAACCTCTACGTGCTGCTCGGCCGGGGTCAGGACTACGCCTGGAGCGCGACCTCCGCCTCCCAGGATCTCACCGACACGTACGCGGTGCCGCTCTGCACCACCGACGGCAGCGCCCCGACGCTGCGCAGCAACCGCTACCTCTACCACGGTCAGTGCCTCGCCATGGAGGCGCTGGAGCAGCGCAACTCCTGGTCGCCGACGCTGGCCGACTCCACCCCGGCCGGCTCGTACACGCTGCGCGCGCTGCGCACCAAGTACGGGCTGGTCGCCTACCGGGGCCTGGTGAACGGGCAGCCGACCGCGTTCACCAAGCTGCGCTCCACCTACCGGCACGAGGCCGACTCGGCGATCGGATTCCAGGCGTTCAACGACCCGGCGGCGATGGGCAGCGCGGCGGCCTTCCAGGCGTCCGCGGCCAACGTCGGGTACGCTTTCAACTGGTTCTTCGTCAACTCGACCGAGGCGGCGTACTACAACTCCGGATCGAACCCGGTCCGGTCGTCCGCCACCGACCCGAACCTGCCCGCGAAGGCGGAACCGGCGTACGAGTGGGTCGGCTGGAACCCGGACACCAACGACGCCACCTACACCCCGGCGTCGGCGCATCCGCAGTCGGTCAACCAGGACTACTACGTGAGCTGGAACAACAAGCAGGCGCGGGACTTCGGGGCGGCCGACGGCAACTTCAGCTTCGGCTCCGTACACCGGGGTCAGCTTCTGGACGGCCCGGTGCGGGCCGCGATCGGCCAGCGCAAGCTCGGCCGCGCGGACGTCGTCAAGATCATGGCGGACGCGGGGGTGACCGACCTGCGCGGCCAGCAGGTCCTCGGCGACCTGCTGCGGGTGCTGGACAGCGCGCCGGTCACCGACCCGGCGCTGGCCGACGCGGTCGCCAAGCTGCGCGCCTGGCAGCAGGCCGGTTCCCGCCGGGTGGAGACGTCTCCCGGCTCCAAGGTCTACCAGCACGCCGACGCCATCCGGATCTTCGACGCCTGGTGGCCGCTGCTGGCCTCGGCGCAGTTCCGCGGCGGCCTCGGGCCGGACCTCTACGCCGCCCTGGTGGACGCCATCGAGGTGAACGAGTCGCCGTCGGGGGGCCAGAACGGCGCGCGGGACGGCACCGTGAGCTGGGCGTCGCAGGGTCAGGCGCACAAGGGCTCGTCGTTCCAGCACGGCTGGTGGGGCTACGTCGACAAGGACCTGCGTACCGTGCTCGGTGACTCCGTCGCCGGCGGGCTCGGCCGCGCGTACTGCGGCAACGGCAACCTCGGCGCGTGCCGGCAGTCCCTGCTGGACGCGCTCGGCCAGGCCGCCGCGGTGCCGGGCACCACCGTCTACCCGGGCGACAAGTCCTGCGGGGCCGGTGACCAGTGGTGCGCCGACTCGATCGTCCACTCCGGGCTCGGCGGCATCACCCACCCGGCGATCGCCTGGCAGAACCGCCCCACCTACCAGCAGGTCGTCTCGTTCCCGGCACGCCGCGGCGACGACGTCACCAACCTCGCCCAGGGCCGCCCGGCGACCGCGTCGAGCACCCAGTTCCTGACCAGCAACACCCCGGGCAAGGCCGTCGACGGCAGCCTGAGCAGCAGGTGGGCCAGCAGCTACAACGACAACCAGTGGCTCCGCGTCGACCTCGGCACGGCCCGCACGGTCAGCCGGGCGGTGCTGCGCTGGGAGGCGGCCCACGCCACCTCGTACCGGATCGAGGTCTCCGGCGACGGCAACTCCTGGACACCGGTGTTCACCACCACCACCGGCAACGGCGGCGTCGACAACGCCACCTTCGCGCCGGTCACGGCCCGCTACGTCCGGGTGTACGGGGTCAAGCGCGCCACCTCGTACGGATTCTCGCTCTACGAGTTCGAGCTGTACGGAAGGTGA
- a CDS encoding helix-turn-helix domain-containing protein codes for MGLRFEVRQSDSDWVDTVWTCTSERVTEMTSVAGVRWGLVFWEQAGRAYAGVTGPETRTRAAPVPEGATFTGIEFAVGTSLRAVPTPALVDGGIVLPDTGRRTFRLDGARWETPGPDDVEALVERLVRAGTVVHDPLVREVLRGHRPPVSGRSVERRFRAATGLTQGGVRQIERARTAAVLLAAGEPAVDVVAKLDYFDEPHLARALRTYVGRTAGQLREGVGGAIALDLDQRRTS; via the coding sequence GTGGGACTGCGGTTCGAGGTGCGTCAGTCCGACTCGGACTGGGTCGACACCGTCTGGACCTGCACGAGCGAACGGGTCACCGAGATGACGTCGGTCGCGGGAGTGCGGTGGGGCCTGGTGTTCTGGGAGCAGGCCGGTCGGGCGTACGCGGGCGTCACCGGCCCGGAGACTCGCACCCGCGCGGCGCCGGTGCCGGAGGGCGCGACGTTCACCGGCATCGAGTTCGCCGTGGGCACGTCCCTACGGGCCGTGCCCACGCCGGCGCTCGTCGACGGCGGCATCGTGCTGCCCGACACCGGACGGCGGACGTTCCGGCTGGACGGCGCGCGCTGGGAGACGCCCGGCCCGGACGACGTCGAGGCCCTGGTCGAGCGGCTGGTCAGGGCCGGGACGGTGGTCCACGATCCGCTCGTCCGCGAGGTGCTGCGCGGTCACCGCCCGCCGGTCTCCGGGCGCAGTGTCGAACGTCGCTTCCGGGCCGCGACCGGTCTGACACAGGGCGGCGTCCGGCAGATCGAGCGCGCCCGTACGGCCGCGGTCCTTCTGGCTGCCGGCGAGCCGGCGGTCGACGTCGTCGCCAAGCTCGACTACTTCGACGAGCCGCACCTGGCGCGGGCGCTGCGCACCTACGTCGGCCGCACCGCCGGCCAACTGCGCGAGGGCGTCGGCGGCGCGATCGCCCTGGACCTGGATCAGCGCCGGACGTCGTAG
- a CDS encoding dihydrofolate reductase family protein codes for MRRVVYTGFMSLDGVVDSPGGGPGEEHRSGGWVFKDLEFVPEAWSLKGEELAETTALMFGRHSYEVFAPVWPGSEDHAGYRELPKYVVSSTLTDDALVDGWGPTTILRSTADVAALKEGDGGAIFIHGSAELARRLSDAGLIDQYNLLVFPVLLGAGKTLFGRADRDKHMLTLRESETYSNGILKLVYDVRR; via the coding sequence ATGCGTCGCGTGGTCTACACCGGTTTCATGTCGCTCGACGGCGTGGTGGACTCGCCGGGCGGCGGGCCGGGTGAGGAGCACCGCAGCGGCGGTTGGGTGTTCAAGGACCTCGAGTTCGTCCCCGAGGCGTGGTCGTTGAAGGGCGAGGAGCTCGCCGAGACGACGGCGCTGATGTTCGGCCGGCACAGCTACGAGGTGTTCGCACCGGTCTGGCCCGGCTCGGAGGACCACGCCGGCTACCGGGAGCTGCCCAAGTACGTCGTGTCGAGCACGCTGACCGACGACGCCCTGGTGGACGGGTGGGGCCCGACGACGATCCTGCGCTCGACCGCGGACGTCGCCGCGCTCAAGGAGGGTGACGGCGGTGCCATCTTCATCCACGGGAGCGCGGAGTTGGCTCGCCGGTTGTCGGACGCGGGTCTGATCGACCAGTACAACCTGCTCGTCTTCCCCGTGCTGCTCGGCGCCGGCAAGACCCTGTTCGGCCGGGCCGACCGGGACAAGCACATGCTCACGCTGCGCGAGTCGGAGACGTACTCGAACGGCATCCTGAAACTGGTCTACGACGTCCGGCGCTGA
- a CDS encoding serine hydrolase — MAERNGRQLPRRWVLSAATLSLAGVATAAYGATRGHHGDGSSAGSAPASPAPKTPAVDRITPAANRIRAYVQRYDGHLAVAALDRQGTTTVTAGAGRFETASIVKVNILAALLLGQEPPGKALSANTKRLAEDMIMSSDNDAAVALWQRIGGSRGLTAANRTLGLRETKPNSHWGLTTTTAADQLRLLAALTAPTGPLTPQDRAYVMGLMKKVIPEQRWGVPAAREPGNPSVYVKNGWDTADSDGGRWIVNSIGRIVEARHDWLVAVLSDHHVSQEEGVRVVEKAATYVLKELRAATAGDGPQPG, encoded by the coding sequence TTGGCTGAGCGCAACGGTCGGCAGTTGCCGCGCCGCTGGGTCCTCTCCGCGGCCACCCTGTCTCTCGCCGGCGTCGCGACGGCCGCCTACGGTGCCACGCGCGGTCACCACGGCGACGGTTCGTCGGCCGGGTCCGCCCCCGCCAGCCCGGCCCCCAAGACGCCGGCAGTCGACCGGATCACGCCGGCGGCGAACCGCATCAGGGCCTACGTGCAGCGGTACGACGGCCATCTGGCGGTCGCGGCACTGGATCGGCAGGGGACGACCACGGTGACGGCCGGCGCCGGACGCTTCGAGACGGCCAGCATCGTCAAGGTCAACATCCTGGCGGCGCTGCTGCTGGGCCAGGAGCCCCCGGGCAAGGCGTTGAGCGCCAACACCAAGCGGTTGGCCGAGGACATGATCATGTCCAGTGACAACGACGCCGCGGTCGCGCTGTGGCAGCGGATCGGGGGCTCGCGCGGCCTCACCGCCGCCAACCGCACCCTCGGTCTGCGGGAGACCAAGCCCAACTCCCACTGGGGCCTCACCACGACCACCGCCGCCGACCAGCTCCGTCTGCTGGCCGCGCTGACGGCGCCGACAGGGCCGTTGACCCCGCAGGACCGTGCCTACGTCATGGGCCTGATGAAGAAGGTGATTCCCGAGCAACGCTGGGGAGTCCCCGCCGCGCGGGAGCCGGGCAACCCGTCCGTCTACGTCAAGAACGGCTGGGACACCGCCGACAGCGACGGTGGCCGCTGGATCGTCAACAGCATCGGACGCATCGTCGAGGCCCGTCACGACTGGCTGGTCGCGGTGCTCTCCGACCACCACGTGAGCCAGGAGGAGGGCGTCCGCGTCGTCGAGAAGGCCGCCACGTACGTGCTCAAGGAGCTGCGTGCCGCCACCGCGGGCGACGGTCCGCAGCCGGGCTAG